A window of the Lolium perenne isolate Kyuss_39 chromosome 7, Kyuss_2.0, whole genome shotgun sequence genome harbors these coding sequences:
- the LOC127316795 gene encoding cyclin-dependent kinase B2-1 encodes MATLQHQGALAAPPMATTGGDEMRAMDLYEKLEKVGEGTYGKVYKAREKATGRIVALKKTRLPEDDEGVPPTALREVSLLRMLSEDPHVVRLLDLKQGQNKEGQTILYLVFEYMDTDLKKFIRGHRQNHEKIPAHTVKILMYQLCKGVAFCHGRGVLHRDLKPHNLLMDRKTMALKIADLGLSRAFTVPLKKYTHEILTLWYRAPEVLLGATHYSTPVDMWSVGCIFAELITTSALFPGDSEVQQLLHIFKLLGTPNEEVWPGVGKLPNWHEYPQWNVSPLSSVIPSLDADGIDLLEKMLQYEPAKRISAKKAMEHPYFDDVDKELY; translated from the exons ATGGCGACCCTCCAGCACCAGGGAGCCTTGGCGGCGCCGCCCATGGCCACCACGGGGGGCGACGAGATGCGCGCCATGGACCTGTACGAGAAGCTGGAGAAGGTCGGGGAGGGCACCTACGGCAAGGTGTACAAGGCCCGGGAGAAGGCCACGGGCCGGATCGTGGCGCTCAAGAAGACGCGCCTCCCGGAGGACGACGAGGGCGTCCCGCCCACGGCGCTCAGGGAGGTCTCCCTGCTGCGGATGCTGTCCGAGGACCCGCACGTCGTGCGCCTGCTCGACCTCAAGCAGGGCCAGAACAAGGAAGGCCAGACCATCCTCTACCTCGTCTTCGAGTACATGGACACCGACCTCAAGAAGTTCATCCGCGGACACCGCCAGAACCACGAGAAGATCCCCGCACACACAGTCAAG ATCCTGATGTACCAGCTCTGCAAGGGCGTGGCCTTCTGCCACGGCCGCGGCGTCCTGCACCGCGACCTCAAGCCGCACAACCTGCTCATGGACCGCAAGACCATGGCGCTCAAGATCGCCGACCTCGGGCTCAGCCGTGCCTTCACGGTTCCCCTCAAGAAGTACACACACGAG ATCCTGACTCTGTGGTACAGGGCTCCCGAGGTCCTTCTTGGCGCCACACACTACTCCACGCCTGTTGACATGTGGTCTGTCGGCTGCATATTTG CTGAATTGATCACTACCTCTGCCCTGTTCCCTGGAGACTCCGAGGTGCAGCAGCTCCTGCACATTTTCAA GTTGCTGGGCACTCCAAATGAGGAGGTCTGGCCAGGAGTGGGCAAGCTCCCCAACTGGCACGAGTACCCTCAGTGGAATGTCTCACCCTTGTCTTCTGTAATTCCCAGTCTCGACGCTGATGGTATTGATCTGCTTGAG AAAATGCTGCAGTATGAGCCGGCAAAGAGGATCTCTGCAAAGAAGGCAATGGAGCACCCCTACTTTGATGACGTAGACAAGGAGCTGTACTGA